In Actinomycetota bacterium, a genomic segment contains:
- a CDS encoding CBS domain-containing protein produces MNIPEVIVTHANTDFDGFAASVAAAKLYPEAKICFPGSLNRNVREFYNLHADEIDTVDVSMVDFGKVRRLIIVDTIHCGRLGEFEPICPSPEVEVIVFDHHRLGSLSQKPVFVADENYVLSRDGSLVTTMLKIIHDRHLEVSPLEATIFALGIHEDTGSLTFPTTTPRDAEALALCMRLGASQGLIGKYLHNPLSDEQRELMLQLIDELEQTTIGDVEVFIASFQSPRYVEGLSVVAHKMMDVTDCQALIIMVEMEDRIFVVGRSKSRLLDVAKALAPLGGGGHSQASSAMVKGRSLEETHQLLVESLPGVLEEPLRARDIMSHPVYFVEAHTTIGEALLICQRYGHSGVCVRDKEMLVGIVSRKDLDKAVGHKLKHAPVKGIMSRGVRTVSENTTVHELRRLMAESAVGRLPVVQSGLEGRREVPVDQVTGIVTRSDVLRTLHSSEVEEGIGETVLREADFRDRLAALPSIAPVFEAVQKLSTDYRGVYLVGGFVRDMILDQPNYDIDIAVEGDGIDFAEHLAKALGGRVRAHQKFNTAVVVLDQVQPELRVDVATTRTEFYDYPAALPTVEHSSIKHDLYRRDFTINAMAVSLTAHDFGRLLDFFGGLRDIENKVIRVLHNLSFIEDPTRIFRAIRYENRLGFRMNSHTLGLARGCVEMNLVGDLSSARLRDELIWLLSEPEVGHSIQRIGELGIAPSIHPSLAADAETAELVTQADRAVKELRMREEIRLWRLRLVCMARRLDPEQLASWTERLKLRNSDATVIAGGVVLARRVLERMAGSEMSRPDLYDLLARLPAEGLLLAWAEAGEGSARDAIELFLRELRYTSLGISGKDLLELGLKESPEVGEVLTQVKLLKLEGKVDGRDSEMRAAEQIIRRMNRNSESGG; encoded by the coding sequence TCCCCGGCTCGCTGAACCGCAATGTCCGCGAGTTCTATAACCTCCATGCTGACGAGATCGACACGGTCGACGTCTCCATGGTCGATTTCGGCAAGGTGCGGCGGCTGATCATCGTCGATACCATCCATTGCGGCCGCCTGGGCGAGTTCGAGCCTATATGTCCATCGCCAGAGGTCGAGGTGATCGTCTTCGACCACCACCGGCTGGGCTCCCTTTCCCAGAAACCGGTCTTTGTCGCCGACGAGAACTATGTGCTCTCCCGTGACGGTTCGCTGGTCACGACCATGCTGAAGATAATCCATGACCGCCACCTGGAGGTCTCGCCGCTGGAGGCGACCATCTTCGCCCTGGGCATCCACGAGGATACCGGATCGCTGACCTTCCCCACGACCACCCCGAGGGACGCCGAGGCGCTCGCGCTGTGCATGCGGCTGGGGGCAAGCCAGGGCCTGATCGGCAAGTATCTCCATAATCCATTGAGCGACGAGCAGCGGGAGCTGATGCTGCAGCTGATCGACGAGCTGGAGCAGACGACCATCGGCGATGTGGAAGTGTTTATCGCCTCTTTCCAAAGCCCCCGTTATGTTGAAGGCCTCAGTGTTGTCGCCCATAAGATGATGGACGTCACCGACTGCCAGGCCTTGATAATCATGGTGGAGATGGAGGACCGGATCTTCGTAGTCGGCCGCAGCAAGAGCCGGCTGCTGGATGTGGCGAAGGCGCTGGCGCCGCTTGGCGGCGGCGGACACAGCCAGGCGTCATCGGCCATGGTCAAAGGCAGGAGCCTTGAAGAGACGCATCAGCTGCTGGTCGAAAGCCTGCCTGGCGTGCTCGAGGAGCCCCTGCGAGCGCGAGATATCATGTCTCATCCGGTCTATTTCGTCGAGGCTCATACGACCATAGGCGAGGCGCTGCTGATCTGCCAGCGCTACGGCCACAGCGGCGTCTGTGTCAGGGATAAGGAAATGCTTGTGGGCATCGTCTCGCGCAAGGACCTGGACAAGGCGGTAGGCCATAAGCTGAAGCACGCGCCAGTGAAGGGCATAATGTCACGCGGTGTCAGGACCGTCTCGGAAAACACGACCGTGCACGAGCTGCGGCGCCTGATGGCCGAGAGTGCCGTCGGCCGCCTGCCGGTGGTGCAGTCGGGCCTGGAGGGACGGCGGGAGGTGCCGGTCGACCAGGTGACGGGGATCGTCACGCGCTCCGATGTGCTGAGGACTTTGCACAGCAGCGAGGTCGAGGAGGGGATCGGCGAGACAGTCCTGCGTGAGGCCGACTTCCGCGACCGGCTGGCGGCGCTCCCGAGCATCGCCCCGGTTTTCGAAGCGGTACAGAAACTCAGTACCGATTATCGCGGTGTTTATCTGGTTGGCGGCTTCGTCCGCGACATGATCCTCGACCAGCCCAATTACGATATCGACATAGCTGTGGAGGGCGACGGGATCGATTTCGCGGAGCACCTGGCGAAGGCGCTGGGTGGCCGCGTCAGGGCACATCAGAAATTCAATACGGCCGTGGTGGTGCTCGACCAGGTGCAGCCCGAGCTGCGGGTGGATGTGGCAACGACCCGCACAGAATTCTACGATTACCCGGCGGCGTTGCCTACGGTTGAACATTCTTCCATCAAACACGATCTTTACCGGCGCGATTTCACTATCAACGCCATGGCGGTGTCGCTGACGGCCCATGACTTCGGGCGGCTGCTCGATTTCTTCGGGGGCCTGCGCGACATCGAGAACAAGGTCATCCGGGTGCTGCACAACCTGAGTTTTATCGAAGACCCGACCCGGATCTTCCGGGCTATCCGCTACGAGAACCGGCTGGGCTTCCGGATGAACTCGCATACTTTGGGTCTGGCGCGTGGTTGCGTCGAGATGAACCTGGTCGGCGACCTTTCCTCAGCCAGGTTGCGCGATGAGCTGATCTGGCTGCTGTCCGAGCCCGAGGTCGGCCATTCGATCCAGCGGATCGGCGAGCTGGGCATCGCGCCCTCGATCCATCCGTCGCTGGCGGCTGACGCGGAGACGGCTGAGCTGGTAACACAGGCGGACCGCGCTGTCAAAGAGTTGAGGATGCGCGAGGAGATCCGTCTCTGGCGGCTGCGGCTGGTCTGCATGGCCCGCCGGCTGGATCCGGAGCAGCTTGCCAGCTGGACCGAGCGGCTGAAATTGCGCAACTCCGACGCCACGGTGATTGCCGGCGGCGTCGTCCTCGCCCGCAGGGTGCTGGAGCGGATGGCGGGCTCCGAGATGAGCAGGCCTGACCTTTATGACCTGCTGGCGAGACTGCCTGCTGAAGGCCTGCTGCTTGCCTGGGCCGAGGCCGGCGAGGGCAGCGCCCGCGATGCCATCGAACTATTTCTCAGGGAGCTCCGCTATACTTCACTAGGCATCAGCGGCAAGGATCTGCTGGAGCTGGGCCTCAAGGAATCGCCGGAGGTGGGGGAGGTCCTCACCCAGGTGAAGCTGCTCAAGCTCGAGGGCAAGGTGGATGGCAGGGACTCTGAGATGCGCGCGGCGGAACAGATAATCAGGCGGATGAACAGGAATTCAGAATCAGGCGGATGA
- a CDS encoding site-2 protease family protein, with translation MSELLLQLAVTAPVLLFSMTFHEVSHGYMAYRLGDRTAKNLKRLSLNPLQHLDPLGTLMLAVTFLFSNGAMLFGWAKPVPVNPGYFKSHQYGMMWVGMAGPAANLLLAALAALALNVFYPDPDLVEGLIPISIFRIFQLNVILMVFNLIPVPPLDGSRIVGALLPPKSYIKWVQLDRYGMMFVMLLLLVMLNTNMLSSVIRPIYQLFLPSYGF, from the coding sequence ATGAGTGAACTGCTTTTGCAGCTGGCGGTCACGGCGCCGGTGCTGCTTTTTTCCATGACCTTCCATGAGGTATCGCACGGCTACATGGCCTACCGGCTGGGCGACAGGACCGCGAAGAACCTCAAGCGTCTCTCGCTCAACCCCCTGCAGCACCTCGATCCGCTGGGGACACTGATGCTGGCGGTGACATTCCTGTTCTCGAATGGCGCCATGCTTTTCGGCTGGGCCAAGCCGGTGCCGGTCAATCCTGGATACTTCAAGTCGCATCAGTACGGGATGATGTGGGTCGGCATGGCCGGCCCCGCGGCCAACCTGCTGCTGGCGGCGCTGGCGGCGTTGGCGCTGAACGTCTTTTATCCGGATCCCGATCTGGTGGAAGGGCTTATCCCGATCTCAATCTTCCGCATCTTCCAGCTGAACGTCATCCTTATGGTGTTCAACCTGATCCCGGTGCCGCCGCTTGACGGCTCGCGCATCGTCGGCGCGCTGCTGCCGCCGAAGTCATACATCAAATGGGTGCAGCTCGACCGCTACGGGATGATGTTCGTTATGCTCCTGCTGCTCGTGATGCTCAATACCAATATGCTGTCGTCGGTCATCCGGCCGATCTACCAGCTCTTCCTGCCGAGTTATGGTTTTTAG